A window of the Syntrophothermus lipocalidus DSM 12680 genome harbors these coding sequences:
- the cysK gene encoding cysteine synthase A, which yields MVIANSVTELIGKTPIMRLNKLAGPEAAEVLLKLEFFNPGGSIKDRIGTAMILDAEAKGLIKPGGTIVEPTSGNTGIGLAVAAAARGYRLVIVMPDSMSAERRQMLKAYGADLVLTPGDQGMAGAVRKAEELVRENRGWFMPNQFANPSNPEIHYRTTGPEIWQAVEGRLDYFVAGVGTGGTLTGTARYLKERTPELKVIAIEPKNSPVLSGGQPGLHLIQGIGPGFVPEVLDMSLVDEVVQVSDEDAYRITRRLAREEGLLVGISSGAAVWAALEIAGRLGSGHRILAIAPDTGERYLSTGVFD from the coding sequence CTGGTGATTGCTAACAGCGTTACGGAACTGATAGGGAAAACCCCGATCATGCGGCTGAACAAGCTGGCTGGCCCGGAGGCGGCCGAGGTGCTTTTGAAACTAGAGTTTTTCAATCCTGGAGGGAGCATCAAGGACAGGATAGGGACTGCCATGATCCTGGACGCCGAGGCCAAAGGGCTCATTAAGCCGGGAGGCACGATAGTTGAGCCTACGAGCGGAAACACGGGCATCGGCCTGGCGGTGGCAGCAGCAGCCCGGGGTTACCGCCTGGTCATTGTCATGCCCGACAGCATGAGCGCCGAGCGGCGCCAGATGCTTAAAGCCTACGGGGCCGACCTGGTACTGACGCCCGGGGACCAGGGCATGGCCGGAGCGGTGCGGAAAGCCGAAGAGTTGGTGAGAGAAAACCGCGGCTGGTTCATGCCTAACCAGTTTGCCAACCCCTCAAATCCGGAAATTCACTACCGCACTACCGGACCCGAAATCTGGCAGGCGGTGGAAGGACGGCTGGATTACTTCGTGGCCGGAGTCGGCACTGGGGGGACACTTACGGGTACTGCACGTTATCTCAAGGAGAGAACGCCGGAACTCAAGGTCATTGCGATAGAGCCGAAGAACTCGCCGGTGTTATCTGGGGGTCAGCCTGGGTTGCATCTTATCCAGGGGATTGGCCCTGGCTTTGTTCCCGAGGTGCTGGACATGAGCCTGGTGGATGAAGTGGTGCAGGTGAGTGACGAGGACGCCTACCGGATCACCCGGCGGCTGGCCCGCGAGGAAGGGCTTCTGGTCGGGATTTCGTCCGGAGCCGCGGTATGGGCTGCCCTCGAAATAGCCGGTCGCCTGGGCAGTGGTCACCGTATCCTGGCTATAGCTCCGGACACCGGCGAACGTTACCTGTCCACGGGCGTTTTTGATTGA
- a CDS encoding NADH-quinone oxidoreductase subunit B, with protein MVLDTGPNIIVTTLEKIWNWGRSRSFWPLTYGCNCCPIEMMAAGAARFDIARYGYEVFRASPRQADLLIVAGPVTLKMKPVVERVWAQMPEPKWVLAMGNCATSGGPFKDGYSVLPGCDSFLPVDVYVPGCPPRPEALFHGLLELKKKVESGQSGRGYKG; from the coding sequence GTGGTACTAGACACGGGTCCGAACATTATCGTAACTACTCTCGAGAAGATCTGGAACTGGGGACGTTCCCGTTCTTTTTGGCCTTTGACCTACGGCTGCAACTGCTGTCCGATCGAGATGATGGCCGCCGGAGCGGCCCGGTTTGACATCGCCCGTTACGGCTACGAAGTCTTCCGCGCTTCGCCCCGCCAGGCCGACCTTTTAATCGTGGCCGGCCCGGTTACCTTGAAGATGAAGCCGGTAGTAGAGCGGGTATGGGCCCAAATGCCGGAGCCGAAGTGGGTTCTGGCCATGGGCAACTGCGCCACCAGCGGGGGACCGTTCAAGGACGGGTACAGCGTTCTTCCCGGTTGTGATTCTTTTCTTCCGGTCGACGTGTACGTGCCCGGTTGCCCGCCCCGGCCTGAGGCCTTGTTTCATGGGCTTTTGGAGCTCAAGAAAAAGGTAGAATCCGGACAGTCTGGGCGGGGGTATAAGGGATGA
- a CDS encoding SLC13 family permease, protein MMEFWLSIGIFLAAYAMIMLEKVHRTVIAMIGGVIVVWAGILSQEKAFASIDWNTIGLLTGMMIIVGITRQSGLFEYLAIKSAKLAKGEPVLIMVALALFTAVASAFLDNVTTVLLVVPVTFAIADRLEVPAFPMVFAEIMASNIGGTATLIGDPPNIMIGSAAGLGFIDFLANVTLPAVIILAVTLGILVLMFRKQLLSSPEKTASIMAVNDEEYIKDRALMKRSLVVLGLTMLGFVLHQALHLESATIALTGAALLMLWPADSPEEVLLTVDWTTIFFFAGLFIMVGGMEHAGVIEAIAKKSLELTHGHLVATGLLVLWLSAVASAFVDNIPFTAAMIPLLQTVGSISHIPMESVWWSLSLGACLGGNGTLIGASANVIVAGISAKYGRPIGFIEFLKLGFPLMLLSIVLSSLYLYLFYWR, encoded by the coding sequence ATGATGGAATTCTGGTTGTCCATCGGCATATTTCTTGCCGCCTATGCCATGATCATGCTGGAGAAAGTACACCGCACCGTTATCGCTATGATCGGCGGTGTCATAGTGGTGTGGGCTGGGATACTGAGCCAGGAGAAGGCTTTTGCCTCGATCGATTGGAACACCATCGGCCTGCTCACCGGTATGATGATAATCGTAGGTATAACCCGGCAAAGCGGCCTGTTCGAATACCTGGCCATAAAATCTGCCAAACTGGCCAAAGGCGAACCGGTCCTCATTATGGTGGCCTTGGCGCTCTTCACCGCTGTGGCCTCCGCTTTCCTGGACAATGTGACCACCGTGCTCCTGGTAGTTCCCGTCACCTTTGCCATCGCCGACCGCTTGGAGGTACCGGCATTTCCCATGGTCTTCGCCGAGATCATGGCATCCAACATCGGCGGCACCGCTACCCTGATCGGTGATCCCCCTAATATAATGATAGGAAGCGCCGCCGGTCTTGGTTTTATAGACTTCCTCGCCAACGTGACTCTGCCGGCCGTCATTATCCTGGCCGTCACCCTGGGCATCTTGGTGCTTATGTTCCGCAAGCAGCTCCTGTCCTCTCCCGAAAAAACGGCAAGCATTATGGCTGTTAACGACGAGGAATATATCAAAGACCGAGCCTTGATGAAAAGATCCCTGGTCGTCCTGGGGCTTACGATGCTGGGGTTTGTCCTGCACCAGGCTCTCCACCTGGAGTCGGCTACCATCGCCCTGACCGGGGCCGCCCTTTTGATGCTGTGGCCAGCCGACAGCCCTGAAGAGGTTCTCTTGACTGTAGACTGGACCACCATTTTCTTCTTTGCCGGGCTGTTTATAATGGTCGGGGGCATGGAGCACGCCGGAGTTATCGAAGCCATAGCGAAAAAATCTCTGGAACTGACGCACGGCCACCTGGTAGCAACGGGCCTGCTGGTGCTTTGGCTCTCAGCCGTAGCCTCCGCCTTCGTAGACAACATCCCCTTTACTGCGGCTATGATACCTTTACTGCAAACCGTTGGCAGCATAAGCCATATCCCGATGGAATCCGTGTGGTGGTCCCTATCCCTGGGCGCCTGCCTGGGCGGCAACGGCACCCTTATCGGGGCTTCAGCCAATGTCATCGTAGCCGGCATCTCCGCCAAATACGGCCGTCCCATCGGCTTCATCGAGTTTCTGAAACTCGGCTTTCCCTTGATGCTGCTGTCAATAGTCTTATCGAGCCTGTACCTATACCTGTTTTACTGGCGATAG
- a CDS encoding NADH-quinone oxidoreductase subunit A produces the protein MAALAAAWVFRRKPKVKKGDEKLLPYECGVDSIGPTWGRFRVNYFLYALVFLAFDVEIVFLLPWAVKFGRLGLFALIEMLVFIIILVAGLWYAWKEGALRWY, from the coding sequence ATCGCGGCCCTAGCGGCGGCGTGGGTGTTTCGCAGGAAGCCTAAAGTAAAAAAAGGAGACGAAAAGCTGCTTCCCTACGAGTGTGGGGTTGATAGTATCGGCCCGACTTGGGGGCGTTTCCGGGTTAACTATTTCCTGTATGCCCTGGTATTTCTGGCGTTCGACGTGGAAATCGTGTTTCTTTTGCCGTGGGCGGTAAAATTCGGCCGGCTCGGCTTGTTCGCTTTGATCGAGATGCTCGTTTTCATTATAATACTGGTTGCCGGGCTCTGGTACGCGTGGAAGGAGGGGGCTCTGCGGTGGTACTAG
- a CDS encoding PsbP-related protein — protein sequence MVGFSGFTSGSTKTYKNRAYGISLEYPREWKKKEGDKGVIVMFLAPKDAGSSMFQPNFNITVQELSGTETDLDQYVQSMTEKEKEIIPSYRLETIEAAELAGQPARRIVFTSKQGYVNLKVVQLCTLLGTRAYALTFAAEENGFDELWPAAEGMIGSFAVS from the coding sequence GTGGTAGGGTTTTCCGGCTTCACTTCTGGTTCGACTAAAACTTACAAAAACCGGGCTTACGGGATAAGCCTGGAATACCCCAGGGAGTGGAAGAAGAAGGAAGGGGATAAAGGGGTAATAGTGATGTTTCTGGCCCCCAAGGATGCAGGCAGCAGCATGTTTCAGCCTAATTTCAACATTACCGTGCAGGAGTTGTCGGGGACGGAGACTGACCTGGACCAGTACGTGCAGTCTATGACCGAAAAGGAAAAAGAGATAATCCCTTCCTACCGGCTGGAGACCATAGAAGCGGCCGAGCTGGCTGGGCAGCCCGCCCGCCGGATAGTTTTTACCAGCAAACAAGGGTATGTGAATCTAAAGGTCGTTCAATTGTGTACTCTGCTGGGAACCAGGGCTTATGCCCTCACTTTCGCGGCTGAGGAAAACGGGTTCGACGAGTTATGGCCAGCAGCAGAAGGGATGATAGGTTCTTTCGCCGTTTCGTAA